The following coding sequences lie in one Klebsiella huaxiensis genomic window:
- a CDS encoding aminotransferase-like domain-containing protein gives MTRYQHLANLLAERIEQGLYRHGEKLPSVRSLSQEHGVSISTVQQAYQTLEQRQLITPQPRSGYFVAPQKAQPPVPPMSRPVQRPVEITQWDQVLNMLDARNDKTIIPFGGGSPDVSQPSLKPLWRELSRVIQHNIIDVLSYDELAGRRELREQIARLMLDGGSVVTADELVITSGCHSALSLALLAVCQPGDIVAVESPCYYGTMQMLRGLGIKAIEIPTDPNSGISVEALELALEQWPIKGVILVPNCNNPLGFIMPDARKRAVLCLAQRHDIVIFEDDIYGELATDYPRPRTIHSWDIDGRVILCSSFTKTIAPGLRIGWVAPGRYYDRLLQMKYAASGTNVPSTQLAASTFIREGHYHRHVRRMRQIYQRNMEIYTCWLREYFPCGICVTRPTGGFMLWVELPEQVDMVCVAKQLCRMKIQVAPGSLFSASGKYRNCLRINCALPPIEKHREVMVQLGMAVKVAMEWEAE, from the coding sequence ATGACTCGCTACCAACATCTGGCCAATTTGCTGGCTGAGCGTATTGAACAAGGGCTATATCGCCATGGCGAAAAGCTGCCCTCAGTGCGCAGCCTTAGCCAGGAGCACGGCGTCAGCATCAGCACCGTCCAGCAGGCTTATCAGACGCTGGAGCAGCGCCAGCTGATCACCCCGCAGCCGCGATCCGGCTATTTTGTTGCCCCACAAAAAGCCCAGCCGCCGGTACCGCCGATGTCGCGCCCTGTACAGCGCCCGGTGGAAATAACCCAGTGGGATCAGGTGCTGAACATGCTCGACGCCCGCAATGACAAAACCATCATCCCGTTCGGCGGCGGCTCCCCGGACGTATCTCAGCCGAGTTTAAAACCGCTGTGGCGCGAGCTCAGCCGGGTGATCCAGCATAATATTATCGATGTGCTGAGCTACGATGAGCTGGCCGGACGCCGCGAGTTACGCGAGCAGATTGCCCGCCTGATGCTCGATGGCGGTTCCGTCGTCACCGCCGACGAGCTGGTGATCACCAGCGGCTGCCACAGCGCACTGTCGCTGGCCCTGCTCGCGGTGTGTCAGCCCGGCGATATCGTTGCCGTCGAATCCCCTTGCTATTACGGCACCATGCAGATGCTGCGCGGCCTGGGGATCAAAGCCATTGAGATCCCCACCGATCCGAACAGCGGGATCAGCGTCGAAGCCCTGGAGCTGGCGCTGGAGCAGTGGCCGATCAAAGGGGTCATTCTGGTGCCGAACTGCAACAACCCGCTGGGATTTATCATGCCGGACGCCCGTAAGCGCGCCGTACTGTGCCTCGCCCAGCGCCACGATATCGTGATTTTTGAGGATGATATTTACGGCGAGCTGGCGACCGACTACCCGCGCCCGCGCACCATTCATTCGTGGGATATCGACGGCCGGGTCATACTCTGCAGCTCGTTTACCAAGACCATCGCCCCCGGCCTGCGCATCGGCTGGGTCGCCCCGGGCCGCTACTACGATCGCCTGTTGCAGATGAAATACGCCGCCAGCGGCACCAACGTCCCCTCGACCCAGCTGGCGGCCTCCACCTTTATTCGCGAAGGCCACTATCACCGCCACGTGCGGCGCATGCGGCAGATCTATCAGCGTAATATGGAAATTTACACCTGCTGGCTGCGGGAATATTTCCCCTGCGGCATCTGCGTCACCCGTCCAACCGGCGGCTTTATGCTGTGGGTCGAACTGCCCGAGCAGGTGGATATGGTCTGCGTCGCCAAACAGCTGTGCCGCATGAAGATCCAGGTCGCGCCGGGATCGCTGTTTTCGGCTTCAGGGAAATATCGTAACTGCTTAAGGATCAACTGCGCCCTGCCGCCGATTGAGAAACATCGGGAGGTGATGGTGCAGCTGGGCATGGCGGTGAAGGTGGCAATGGAGTGGGAGGCGGAGTGA
- a CDS encoding SymE family type I addiction module toxin, which translates to MTDFNSIAELIKPVVFPSTLRSYTVSYVTNYPKHDRVPALILKGQWLEKAGFTPGRKLEVRVMDECIVLTAKVMEPTLEDAFHRVQNLSKRKQQQIMELIAMVESSKGTFS; encoded by the coding sequence ATGACTGACTTCAATTCTATTGCAGAACTCATTAAACCTGTAGTGTTTCCTTCCACCCTGCGCAGCTATACCGTGTCGTATGTGACCAATTATCCAAAACACGATCGTGTACCCGCGCTGATCTTAAAAGGTCAGTGGCTTGAGAAAGCGGGTTTTACCCCCGGCAGAAAGCTGGAGGTGCGCGTTATGGACGAGTGTATTGTGCTCACCGCCAAAGTGATGGAACCCACGCTCGAGGATGCGTTTCATCGTGTGCAGAATCTCTCAAAGCGCAAGCAGCAGCAAATCATGGAGCTGATCGCGATGGTGGAAAGCAGCAAGGGAACCTTCAGTTAA
- a CDS encoding BrnA antitoxin family protein, which yields MNMVKHKRDNPAGLTVERDAELKALAKKTDDQIDYSDIPATEDEQWSDAVRGKFYRPLKTQASVRIDADVMEWLKRPGKGYQTRLNAILREAMIRDLNKK from the coding sequence ATGAACATGGTTAAACATAAACGCGATAACCCGGCTGGGCTTACAGTCGAGCGAGATGCTGAACTTAAAGCGCTGGCGAAGAAAACGGATGATCAAATTGATTACAGTGATATCCCGGCAACAGAGGATGAACAGTGGTCAGATGCGGTACGCGGTAAATTTTATCGACCGCTAAAAACGCAGGCTTCTGTACGTATTGATGCTGATGTTATGGAGTGGCTAAAACGACCTGGGAAAGGCTACCAAACCCGCTTGAATGCAATCTTAAGAGAAGCGATGATTCGCGATCTTAATAAGAAATAA
- a CDS encoding FosA family fosfomycin resistance glutathione transferase codes for MLSGLNHLTLAVSQLAPSVAFYQQLPGMTLHAQWDNGAYLSCGDLWLCLSLDPQRQVTPPEESDYTHYAFSIAQENFAGFAERLNAAGVPVWKTNKSEGASHYFLDPDGHKLELHVGSLAQRLAACREKPYKGMVFFGED; via the coding sequence ATGTTAAGCGGATTAAATCACCTGACCCTGGCGGTCAGCCAGCTGGCGCCGAGCGTGGCGTTTTATCAGCAGCTTCCGGGGATGACGCTGCACGCGCAGTGGGACAACGGCGCGTATCTCTCCTGCGGCGATCTGTGGCTGTGCCTGTCGCTGGATCCGCAGCGGCAGGTCACCCCGCCGGAGGAGAGCGATTATACACATTACGCGTTTAGTATTGCGCAAGAGAACTTTGCGGGTTTTGCCGAGCGCTTGAATGCGGCTGGCGTCCCGGTATGGAAAACGAATAAAAGCGAAGGCGCATCGCACTATTTCCTCGACCCGGACGGTCATAAGCTGGAGCTGCACGTCGGCAGCCTCGCCCAGCGCCTGGCAGCCTGCCGGGAGAAACCCTATAAAGGCATGGTGTTTTTTGGCGAGGACTAG
- a CDS encoding LysR family transcriptional regulator, translated as MINIQRLDLNLLRTLDVLLSENNVTRAAQRLNLSQPSVSVQLARLREIFADPLLLPGPRGMQPTARADELRGPLRDALLALELAVVPVQAFDPATAAQTWRVAATDYMASAILLPALNVLRTASPASRLAVFELQPSRLIQQADRDEVDLFFHTHDGAPPGLHQRLLFRERYVLAGRAGHPALQSTLSLEQFCQLEQVIVSPDGGGFSAATDTALANLGLARRVVLSVPHFLFMLETLRNSELVAVLPERLVRGTRGLTVVEPPLAVAGFDMLMLWHERWHRDPAHRWLRQQIVMSLEDKRC; from the coding sequence ATGATTAATATTCAGCGTCTGGACCTCAACCTGCTGCGCACCCTCGACGTACTGCTCAGCGAAAATAACGTCACTCGAGCGGCGCAGCGCCTTAATTTGTCGCAGCCCTCGGTCAGCGTTCAATTGGCGAGGCTGCGGGAGATTTTCGCCGATCCGCTGCTGCTGCCGGGTCCGCGTGGGATGCAGCCAACCGCCCGCGCCGATGAGCTACGCGGGCCGCTGCGCGATGCGCTGCTGGCGCTGGAGTTGGCGGTTGTGCCAGTTCAGGCATTTGACCCGGCGACGGCGGCGCAGACCTGGCGCGTGGCGGCAACGGACTATATGGCCTCGGCGATCCTGCTGCCAGCGCTCAACGTGCTGCGTACTGCTTCTCCTGCCAGCCGTCTGGCGGTGTTTGAACTACAGCCCTCGCGGTTGATTCAGCAGGCGGATCGCGATGAAGTGGATCTGTTTTTCCATACTCATGACGGCGCGCCGCCGGGGTTGCATCAGCGTCTGCTGTTTCGCGAACGCTACGTGCTGGCGGGCAGAGCGGGGCATCCGGCGTTGCAATCTACATTGAGCCTGGAGCAGTTCTGCCAGTTAGAACAGGTGATTGTCTCGCCAGACGGCGGGGGATTCAGCGCGGCAACCGATACCGCGCTGGCGAACCTCGGGCTGGCGCGGCGGGTTGTCCTTTCGGTGCCACACTTCCTGTTTATGCTGGAGACGCTGCGCAATAGCGAGCTGGTGGCGGTGCTGCCGGAGCGTCTGGTGCGCGGAACTCGTGGCCTGACGGTGGTCGAACCGCCGCTGGCGGTGGCCGGGTTCGATATGCTGATGCTGTGGCACGAGCGCTGGCACCGCGACCCGGCGCATCGGTGGCTGCGCCAGCAAATCGTCATGTCATTAGAGGATAAGCGATGTTAA
- a CDS encoding NAD(P)H-dependent oxidoreductase, translating into MKVLLIYAHPEPRSLNGALKDFAVQHLQNAGHEVQVSDLYAMRWKAGFDADDSNALPVGDVWRATRDSQYAFAHGTQRADITGEQEKLLWADTVIFQFPLWWFSMPAIMKGWIDRVYAYGFAYGVGEHSDKHWGDRYGEGTFAGKRAMLIVTAGGWAEHYAPRGINGPIDDILFPIQHGMLFYPGFDVLPPLVFYRTDKIDEHRFNTLRDELAQRLDTLTETAPIPFRRQNHGDYLIPSLALRPELSPGESGLGVHLDHN; encoded by the coding sequence ATGAAAGTGTTACTGATTTACGCCCATCCCGAACCGCGTTCGCTTAACGGCGCGCTGAAAGATTTTGCCGTGCAGCATCTTCAAAATGCCGGTCACGAAGTACAGGTTTCTGATCTTTACGCCATGCGCTGGAAGGCAGGGTTTGATGCCGACGACAGTAACGCTTTGCCGGTCGGAGATGTCTGGCGGGCAACGCGGGATTCACAATATGCCTTTGCCCACGGCACGCAACGCGCGGATATCACTGGCGAACAGGAGAAGCTGCTATGGGCCGATACGGTGATTTTTCAGTTCCCGCTGTGGTGGTTTTCTATGCCCGCCATTATGAAAGGCTGGATTGACCGGGTCTACGCTTACGGGTTTGCTTACGGCGTCGGCGAACATAGCGACAAACACTGGGGAGATCGCTATGGTGAAGGGACGTTTGCGGGCAAGCGGGCGATGCTGATCGTCACCGCCGGAGGATGGGCAGAGCACTACGCGCCGCGCGGGATTAACGGTCCTATCGACGATATCCTGTTCCCCATTCAGCACGGGATGCTGTTCTACCCCGGCTTTGACGTGTTGCCGCCGCTGGTGTTTTACCGTACCGACAAAATCGATGAACATCGCTTTAATACGCTACGCGACGAACTGGCCCAGCGGCTTGATACGCTCACCGAAACCGCGCCGATCCCCTTCCGCCGCCAGAACCATGGCGATTACCTGATCCCTTCTCTGGCTCTGCGCCCGGAGCTATCACCGGGTGAAAGCGGTTTAGGCGTACATCTAGACCACAATTAA
- a CDS encoding helix-hairpin-helix domain-containing protein, which yields MKGHLYTSTGDAVTLGRELGKGGEGSVFEVAERRDSVAKIYHTPPDNLKQAKLSFMAATADEQLFSYIAWPQTTLHAGRGGKVVGFLMPKVTGKEPIHMVYSPAHRRQHYPDSAWDFLLYVARNIAASFETVHAHGHIVGDVNQNSFMVGKDSKVVLIDSDSFQIDERGTLHLCEVGVAHFTPPELQSLPSFSGFNRTQNHDNFGLALLIFHVLFGGRHPYSGIPLLKEVGNALESDIAHFRYAYASDYQQRGFRPPPRSIPISILPHSLASMFHLAFTEQGVEKGRPTAQQWVSALDQVRQQLRKCAASAMHVFPRHLTHCPWCELEDQGVSYFIDLNVTVRTSAGNFVMARVMGAIAAASPPRPLNLPSALHYQVTPRPLPQNIPGKKAVTVAQFVVAFTAIVIMVVTMKVFYMSQGWLWSLIGGALAVWGVKHIGKLLRKEEVQQRRTAMDLAENEYRQLVNQAQHSCGPEGFIAKRAALMQRKEELDGLPAAEKAELDDLQKTARERQRNKFLATCLIASASIHGVGPTRKAALLSSGIKTAADVSKRKLITVKGFGNHLAQAVLEWKASCERRFFFNAAEAVPLSDTNAVKAKFAARRVALEAVLTQGALELQRFSLESDQRMAALRDPLQEAAKKLAQTQADFSLC from the coding sequence ATGAAAGGACATTTATATACATCCACCGGCGATGCGGTAACGCTGGGGCGGGAGTTAGGCAAGGGCGGCGAAGGCTCGGTGTTTGAGGTGGCGGAACGGCGTGACAGCGTTGCCAAGATTTATCACACGCCGCCGGACAACCTGAAGCAGGCCAAGCTGAGCTTTATGGCGGCAACAGCAGACGAGCAGCTCTTTAGTTATATCGCCTGGCCGCAGACAACGCTGCACGCCGGGCGTGGAGGTAAGGTGGTGGGCTTCCTGATGCCTAAGGTCACAGGAAAAGAGCCGATCCATATGGTCTATAGCCCTGCACATCGGCGGCAGCATTACCCTGATTCAGCATGGGATTTTTTGCTGTATGTTGCTCGCAATATCGCCGCCTCTTTCGAAACTGTCCACGCTCACGGGCATATTGTCGGTGATGTGAATCAGAACAGCTTTATGGTGGGGAAAGACAGCAAGGTTGTCCTGATAGACAGTGATTCGTTCCAGATTGATGAACGGGGCACGCTGCATCTTTGTGAGGTCGGCGTGGCGCATTTTACCCCGCCAGAGCTGCAATCATTACCTTCCTTCTCCGGGTTTAACCGTACACAAAACCACGATAACTTCGGCCTCGCGCTGCTGATTTTCCATGTTTTGTTTGGCGGTCGGCACCCTTATTCCGGTATTCCGTTGTTAAAAGAGGTGGGTAATGCGCTGGAATCGGATATTGCGCATTTTCGTTACGCTTACGCCAGCGATTATCAGCAGCGCGGCTTTCGGCCGCCTCCGCGCTCTATTCCCATATCGATACTTCCCCATTCGCTGGCTTCTATGTTTCATCTGGCGTTCACCGAACAAGGGGTTGAAAAAGGGCGTCCGACGGCACAGCAGTGGGTTAGTGCGCTGGATCAGGTACGCCAGCAACTAAGAAAATGCGCCGCCTCTGCAATGCATGTTTTCCCTCGCCATTTAACCCACTGCCCCTGGTGCGAGCTTGAAGATCAGGGGGTGAGCTATTTTATCGATTTGAATGTTACCGTCAGAACGTCAGCGGGTAATTTTGTTATGGCCAGAGTGATGGGCGCGATCGCGGCAGCATCGCCGCCGCGGCCGTTGAATCTTCCCTCCGCTTTACATTATCAGGTAACACCTCGCCCGTTACCGCAGAATATCCCAGGGAAAAAAGCGGTTACCGTCGCTCAATTCGTGGTGGCGTTTACTGCCATCGTGATAATGGTTGTGACGATGAAAGTTTTCTATATGTCGCAGGGATGGCTTTGGTCGTTGATTGGCGGCGCTCTGGCGGTCTGGGGGGTAAAGCATATCGGTAAGCTGCTGCGTAAAGAGGAAGTACAGCAGCGCCGTACGGCGATGGATCTTGCCGAAAATGAGTATCGGCAGCTCGTCAATCAGGCGCAGCACTCTTGCGGGCCCGAAGGTTTTATAGCCAAACGTGCGGCGCTGATGCAGCGCAAAGAAGAGCTTGATGGTCTCCCGGCAGCGGAAAAGGCAGAACTTGACGATCTGCAAAAGACGGCACGGGAACGTCAACGGAATAAATTTCTCGCAACATGCCTGATTGCCTCTGCGTCGATCCACGGCGTCGGCCCTACACGCAAGGCGGCACTGCTTTCGTCCGGTATTAAAACTGCGGCGGATGTCAGCAAACGAAAGTTAATAACAGTAAAAGGTTTTGGAAATCATCTGGCCCAGGCGGTGCTGGAGTGGAAGGCCAGTTGCGAACGGCGCTTTTTCTTCAACGCGGCCGAAGCGGTACCGCTCAGCGACACCAACGCGGTGAAGGCGAAGTTCGCCGCACGGCGGGTGGCGCTGGAGGCGGTCTTAACTCAAGGTGCGTTAGAGCTACAGCGTTTTAGTCTGGAGTCCGATCAACGGATGGCGGCGCTGCGTGATCCGTTACAGGAGGCCGCGAAAAAGCTGGCGCAGACGCAGGCCGATTTCAGCCTATGCTAA
- a CDS encoding PP2C family serine/threonine-protein phosphatase produces MTWRLVYGSEVGTSHLSTQTPCQDRCLARVDMLNDGQPLLSLFVSDGAGSAQRGGEGAELAVEAASAWLSDRVRQGAFELNEALAVDIVLVIKERILAVAAAHSLIARDYACTFLGVLSMENATLIMQIGDGGVVVDCGKGLEVPLVPMTGEYANMTWFVTDEDAVNLLETHFIPAQALKVAAFTDGIQRLALNLTDNTPHEPFFTPFFNVMASVSPQQAAMLPDLLVEFLGSPSVNERTDDDKTLALALWAP; encoded by the coding sequence GTGACCTGGCGTCTGGTTTATGGTTCCGAGGTTGGTACGTCTCATCTCAGCACCCAAACCCCTTGCCAGGATCGCTGCCTGGCAAGGGTTGATATGCTCAACGATGGGCAGCCGCTGCTTTCACTGTTTGTCTCCGACGGCGCAGGCAGCGCACAGCGGGGCGGTGAAGGGGCTGAACTGGCTGTTGAAGCAGCATCGGCCTGGCTGTCTGACAGAGTACGCCAGGGCGCGTTTGAGCTTAATGAAGCGTTAGCAGTTGATATCGTACTGGTCATAAAGGAACGAATTCTGGCGGTGGCCGCCGCCCACTCACTGATAGCGCGCGATTATGCCTGCACCTTTTTAGGCGTACTCTCTATGGAAAACGCGACGCTTATTATGCAGATTGGCGACGGCGGCGTGGTCGTGGATTGCGGCAAAGGGTTAGAAGTTCCGCTAGTACCGATGACTGGCGAGTATGCCAATATGACCTGGTTTGTGACGGATGAAGACGCAGTGAACTTACTGGAGACGCATTTCATACCAGCGCAAGCGCTGAAGGTTGCGGCGTTTACCGACGGCATCCAGCGGCTGGCGCTTAATCTTACGGACAATACTCCTCATGAGCCGTTTTTTACGCCATTTTTCAACGTGATGGCCAGCGTTTCGCCGCAGCAGGCGGCAATGTTACCGGACCTGTTGGTCGAATTTTTGGGCAGCCCGTCGGTTAATGAACGCACGGATGATGATAAAACGCTGGCGCTGGCGTTGTGGGCGCCATGA
- a CDS encoding vWA domain-containing protein gives MSEQITFGTSDFASNPEPRCPCVLLLDVSGSMIGRPINELNAGLMTFRDELLSDALAMKRVDLSIVTFGPVKVEQPFTSAESFFPPILYAQGDTPMGAAITQALNMVEERKREYRANGISYYRPWVFLITDGGPTDSWQSAAAMVSEGEAAKKFAFFSIGVQSADMNTLAKISVRQPLSLQGLQFRELFSWLSSSLRSVSRSTPGTEVALESPKGWASV, from the coding sequence ATGAGCGAACAAATTACCTTTGGTACCAGTGATTTTGCCAGTAATCCAGAGCCACGCTGCCCTTGCGTACTGCTGCTGGATGTCTCTGGGTCGATGATCGGCCGCCCTATCAATGAACTCAATGCCGGTCTGATGACCTTTCGCGATGAACTGCTTTCAGATGCGCTGGCGATGAAACGCGTTGATTTAAGCATCGTGACGTTTGGCCCGGTAAAAGTGGAACAACCCTTCACCAGCGCGGAAAGCTTTTTCCCGCCGATCCTCTATGCGCAGGGCGATACGCCAATGGGGGCGGCTATCACCCAGGCGCTCAATATGGTTGAAGAGCGTAAACGCGAGTACCGCGCTAACGGCATTTCATATTACCGCCCGTGGGTCTTTCTGATCACCGATGGTGGGCCGACGGATAGCTGGCAGTCGGCGGCGGCCATGGTCAGCGAAGGCGAAGCCGCCAAAAAGTTCGCCTTTTTCTCCATTGGCGTACAGAGCGCGGATATGAACACGCTGGCGAAAATTAGCGTACGGCAGCCGCTATCGTTACAGGGACTGCAGTTCCGTGAACTGTTTAGCTGGCTTTCCAGCTCGCTGCGTTCCGTTTCCCGCTCCACGCCGGGAACCGAAGTCGCACTTGAATCACCAAAAGGGTGGGCGTCAGTGTGA
- a CDS encoding TetR/AcrR family transcriptional regulator → MIRAMNTEAQHRKKDPVRLYKQLLESAATIAGRDGIAALSLNAVAREAGVSKGGLLHHFPNKQALIFALFARLLAIMEEAISELMAADNISYGRFTRAYLHYLSAPELTDTQESRQLMVLSLAMPDEPVLRKCWRDWMLDHLAKGDELDNSHTGTLVRYAADGIWLSELTEGRTMSAGHRQSLVSDLTKMTLPA, encoded by the coding sequence ATGATTCGGGCCATGAACACAGAAGCCCAACATCGAAAAAAAGACCCGGTCCGTTTATATAAGCAGTTGCTGGAATCAGCGGCCACCATTGCCGGTCGGGACGGAATCGCCGCTCTCTCGCTAAACGCCGTTGCGCGCGAGGCGGGTGTCAGCAAAGGCGGCTTACTGCACCATTTCCCGAACAAACAGGCGCTGATTTTTGCCCTCTTTGCCCGCCTGCTGGCGATTATGGAGGAGGCGATTTCTGAGCTGATGGCTGCAGATAATATCTCTTATGGCCGCTTTACCCGCGCCTATCTGCACTACTTGTCAGCCCCGGAGCTGACGGACACCCAGGAGAGCCGCCAGTTAATGGTGCTGTCGCTGGCGATGCCGGATGAGCCGGTACTGCGAAAATGCTGGCGCGACTGGATGCTTGACCATCTGGCGAAGGGTGACGAACTGGACAATAGCCATACCGGCACGCTGGTGCGCTATGCGGCGGACGGCATCTGGCTATCGGAATTAACCGAGGGGCGCACGATGAGCGCCGGGCACCGGCAGTCGCTGGTCAGCGATCTGACGAAGATGACGCTTCCTGCGTGA
- a CDS encoding winged helix-turn-helix domain-containing protein, which translates to MRYNIHGRLIYDATDGTLTIPGSNEADSQLSITANALLWFFLRHTAVVSRDEVLKKVWDDNGLTSSNSNLNQYLSMLRKTFRHYDIDNIIVTVSRGLLQLNPDLTIEMLDAIPEPAPPQPAIDPEPDQTTAPPEQKPVSTRHARGTCWYLAGVSLLTISLLLVVCSFLGTSESRPIMLTQMSHSQCELLASDEMLRSVAGTAYGKNFDVVRQRLKLECKPGERFVFFYGDRLETNGLGRVFLAHCAMHEDNPFSYCDNYFYYSWKPQ; encoded by the coding sequence ATGCGTTATAACATCCATGGCCGTCTTATTTATGATGCAACGGACGGCACTCTAACAATACCGGGAAGCAATGAGGCGGACAGCCAGCTGTCAATTACCGCCAACGCGCTGCTGTGGTTTTTCCTGCGCCATACCGCCGTGGTTAGCCGTGATGAGGTGCTTAAAAAGGTCTGGGATGATAACGGGTTAACTTCGTCGAACAGCAATCTCAATCAGTATCTGAGCATGCTGCGCAAAACCTTCCGCCACTACGATATCGATAACATTATTGTCACCGTGTCGCGCGGCCTGCTGCAGCTCAACCCGGATCTCACCATTGAGATGCTGGACGCTATCCCTGAACCTGCACCGCCGCAGCCCGCTATCGATCCTGAGCCAGACCAAACCACCGCGCCGCCAGAACAAAAGCCTGTTTCCACCCGGCACGCGCGCGGCACCTGCTGGTATCTCGCTGGCGTCAGCCTGCTCACGATCTCCTTGCTGCTGGTGGTGTGTAGTTTTCTTGGCACCAGCGAGTCGCGACCCATCATGCTAACGCAAATGAGCCACAGTCAGTGCGAGCTACTGGCCAGCGATGAGATGCTGCGCTCCGTTGCCGGAACTGCCTATGGCAAGAATTTTGATGTCGTACGCCAGCGCCTGAAGCTGGAGTGCAAACCCGGCGAACGCTTTGTCTTCTTCTATGGCGACCGGCTGGAAACCAACGGCCTGGGCCGGGTATTCCTCGCCCACTGCGCGATGCATGAAGATAACCCGTTCAGCTACTGCGATAACTATTTTTACTATTCATGGAAGCCGCAATGA
- a CDS encoding FidL-like protein, with protein MRLAPRPFFALSSLVFIAAAGFSAWKLLPVENGGIMSCSTKAIMRFENMEKENVNGNIHFNFAANGKGSMVVEGYTDSAAGWLYLQRYVKFSYTSKRISTTERHYRISKWESSASSIDESPDVIFDYFMREMSDSHDGLFLNAQKLNEKAILLSSINSPLYVCTLKSGSKLD; from the coding sequence ATGAGACTCGCCCCTCGCCCCTTTTTCGCTCTTTCCAGCCTGGTGTTTATTGCCGCCGCCGGGTTCAGTGCCTGGAAGCTGCTGCCCGTCGAAAACGGCGGGATCATGAGCTGTTCGACAAAAGCGATTATGCGTTTTGAGAACATGGAGAAAGAGAACGTTAACGGCAACATTCATTTTAATTTTGCCGCTAACGGGAAGGGGTCGATGGTGGTCGAAGGCTATACCGACTCCGCCGCCGGTTGGCTCTATCTCCAGCGCTACGTCAAATTCAGCTACACCAGCAAGCGCATCTCCACCACCGAGCGCCACTATCGCATCAGTAAGTGGGAATCCAGCGCCTCATCCATTGATGAGTCTCCGGACGTCATCTTCGACTACTTTATGCGTGAGATGTCGGACAGCCACGACGGCCTGTTCCTCAACGCCCAGAAGCTCAATGAGAAAGCGATTCTGCTCAGTTCTATTAACTCGCCGCTCTACGTCTGCACGCTGAAGTCCGGCAGCAAACTTGATTAA
- a CDS encoding BMC domain-containing protein — translation MGDALGLIETKGLVACIAAADAMCKSANVELISYENIGSGLVTVMVKGDVGAVKAAIDSGVESAQRVGEVVTSLVIARPHNDINKIVIKHRA, via the coding sequence ATGGGTGATGCATTAGGGCTTATCGAAACCAAAGGTCTGGTGGCCTGTATTGCCGCAGCGGATGCCATGTGCAAATCCGCCAACGTCGAGCTGATTAGCTATGAAAACATCGGCTCCGGTCTGGTCACCGTGATGGTGAAGGGCGACGTCGGCGCGGTGAAAGCAGCAATAGATTCCGGTGTGGAATCCGCACAGCGCGTAGGGGAAGTGGTGACGTCGCTAGTGATTGCGCGTCCACACAACGACATCAACAAAATTGTCATTAAACACAGGGCTTAA
- a CDS encoding BMC domain-containing protein — translation MGDALGLIETKGLVACIEAADAMCKAANVELIGYENVGSGLVTAMVKGDVGAVKAAVDSGVESAQRIGEVVTSLVIARPHNDINKIVSHYKMAE, via the coding sequence ATGGGTGATGCATTAGGTTTGATTGAAACCAAAGGTCTGGTGGCCTGCATTGAAGCGGCAGATGCGATGTGCAAAGCCGCCAACGTTGAGCTGATTGGCTATGAAAACGTCGGTTCCGGTCTCGTCACCGCGATGGTGAAAGGCGACGTCGGCGCGGTGAAAGCGGCTGTTGATTCCGGCGTGGAATCCGCGCAGCGCATCGGCGAAGTGGTGACCTCGCTGGTTATCGCCCGCCCACATAACGACATCAACAAAATCGTCTCGCATTACAAAATGGCCGAATAA
- a CDS encoding BMC domain-containing protein produces MKEALGLIETKGLVACIEAADAMCKAANVELIGYENVGSGLVTAMVKGDVGAVNAAVDSGVEAAKRIGEVVTSRVIARPHNDIEKIAAQHKA; encoded by the coding sequence ATGAAAGAAGCGCTAGGGCTTATCGAAACCAAAGGTCTGGTGGCCTGTATTGAAGCCGCGGATGCAATGTGTAAAGCCGCCAACGTCGAGCTGATTGGCTATGAAAACGTCGGTTCTGGCCTCGTCACCGCGATGGTGAAAGGCGACGTCGGCGCGGTGAATGCCGCCGTGGACTCCGGCGTGGAAGCGGCCAAACGCATTGGCGAAGTCGTCACCTCTCGCGTCATCGCGCGACCGCATAACGATATCGAAAAAATCGCGGCGCAGCACAAAGCATGA